In the genome of Streptomyces sp. P3, the window GTCCAGTACGCGCTGAAGAAGGGCTCGGTCGTCGTCGCCTCCGCCGGCAACGGCGGCGAGAAGGGCGACCACATCTCGTACCCGGCCGCCTACCCGGGCGTCATCGCCGCGACCGCCGTCGACCGCTACGGCACCCGCGCGTCCTTCTCCACCCGCCGCTGGTACGCCACGGTCAGCGCTCCCGGCGTCGACGTCGTCATCGCCGACCCGGACCACAAGTACTACCAGGGCTGGGGGACCAGCGCGGCCTCCGCGTTCGTCTCCGGGGCGGTGGCGCTCGTCAAGGCCGCCCATCCCGGTCTGACCCCCGCGCAGATCAAGAAGCTCCTGGAGGACACCGCCCGCAACGCCCCGAACGGCGGCCGCGACGACTCCCGCGGCTACGGCTTCATCGACCCGGCCGCAGCGATCAGGACCGCCGGCCGCCTCGAACCCGCGGGCCTGCAGTCCGCGGCCTACGGCGAGCGGTACTTCGGCTCCGGACCGGACGAGCCGAGGACGGACCACGCCACGTCGAGCTGGGCAGGGCTGCTCGCGGGCGGCGCCGGAGGCGTGCTGCTGGTGACGGCGGTCCTGCTGTGGCGCGGCCGCCGCGAGCGCGACCCGAACGAGCCCTACGAGGCCGTCGTCTAGCCGGACGCCGTCCGCCGGCCGGAGCGGCGCCACCCGCCGCCGCGGCCCCGGCACACCCCCCGGCACGGCTACCCGGCCGCGGAAGAGGAGTCGGACACGGCCGGCGCCGAGGCCGTCGGCGACGACCGGGACGTCGGTCCCGCGGCGTCGCCGCCCGCGACGACCGCCACCGCCGTCCTCGCCACCGTCTCCACCAGGGAGATCCCCGCGGCCTGCGTCGCGTTGCCGTTCGACAGCACGGACACCAGGTAGTCGCGGCCGTCGGCGGTCACCCGGCCGATGCTGTCGACGTCCCACAGTCCGGTCGTGCTGCGGGGCAGCCAGCCGTTCTTCAGCGCCCACGAGGAGCCGTCGGCCGCGGCCGAGACGCCCCACCGCTGGCCCACGGCGATCCGCCCCATCAGGCCCCGCAGATACGTCCGCGACGCCTGGCCCAGTTCCGACGTGTCACCGAACACCTGCTGCAGCAGAGTGAGTTGGTCGGCGGCCGTGGTCTGCGTCAGTCCCCACAGCATGCCCTCGCCGCCCGCGGTGTCCGTCATCCCGAACCGCTCGTTCGCCGCGTCGAGTCCTTCGGCCTTCCCGATGGTCCGCCACAGTGCCGACGCCGAGTCGTTGTCGCTGTTCTCGATCATCGCGACGGCGTGCGTCTTCTCGGCCGCGGTGAGATGACGGTCCGCGTCCTGCGCCTGCAGCAGCAGAGCCGCCAGGATGTCCACCTTCACGATGCTCGCCGTGTCGAAGGCGCCCCCGCCGTACACGGCGGCGGCCCCGGAGTCCACGGCGAGCACCGCCACGGACACTGCGGCCTCGCCCGGCACGGTCACCGACGCCATCGCCGACGCCAGCACCGCGTCGTAGTCCTCCTCCGGCACCGTCAGGGCCCCCTCTCCGTCTCCCGGTCCGGACGCCGGGACGGACGGCGTCGTCGCAGTGCACGACGATACGGCTCCGGTGCGCGGGTGCGCCTGCGTCTTCACACGGACGGTCCCGCCCGCCGTCGCCCCGAGGACGGCTGCCGCGGCGAGCGCGACCCGCGAGCAACGGACGACGCCGGGAGGGGCGAGCGCGGCGACGGCGACGTGCTCCGGAGGAGTCCATGCCCGCGATGCCGGAGGCGGCACCGTGTGGATCGTCGGGCGGACGCGAGAGCCGGCTCAGCGGAGACCGGGAATCCCGTGAAAGCGGTCACCCCCGCGTTCCCGGCCCGGCACGAGGGCGACGGCATCCCCCCGATAGGGTCGACGACCGTGGCGAACAAGAACATTCCCGACCCCGGCTTCTCCGACGACGACGGCTCCGCCGACCCGCGACTGAGCGCGGCGCTGGCCGCCTGGGCCGAGGACCGCACCGCCGTGGGACCGGTGCTGGAGGCCCTCAGGGGCGCCCGGCTCCTGGTGCCCGTGGTGGCCGTTCTGGGCGAGGTGGAGGAGGACGAGAACGGGCTGCGCCGCGAGAAGACCAGCGACATGGCCGTGCCGACCCTGAAGGCCGGCTCCCGCACCGCCCTGCCCGCCTTCACCTCCACCGACACCCTCGCCCGCTGGGACCCCGGGGCCCGCCCGGTGGCCGTCCCCCTGCACCAGGCGCTGCGGGCGGTCGCGCACGAGAAGGCGGACACGCTCGTCCTCGACCTGGCCGGACCGGTGCCCTTCGAGCTGACCGGACCGGCGCTCCTGGCGCTCGCCGAGGGCCGCACCTCCACCGACCCGCTCGACGACCCGGCGGTCGTCGCCGCGGTCCGGGCCGCCGTCGCCGCCGGACCGGAGGTCGTCCGCGCCCATCTCGGGC includes:
- the mycP gene encoding type VII secretion-associated serine protease mycosin, with protein sequence MSRRTTARRAGLLSCLLACSVAFLPAAQAHADGIRAQQWALTALHTEQAWQTTKGKGVTVAVLDTGVEADHPDLAGNVLTGKDLVGFGAAPGDRAWARHGTAMASIIAGHGHGYGDDDGVLGIAPEAKILPVRVILEDGDPQRAKARNTRGNALAEGIRWAADQGADVINLSLGDDSASAHPEPAEDEAVQYALKKGSVVVASAGNGGEKGDHISYPAAYPGVIAATAVDRYGTRASFSTRRWYATVSAPGVDVVIADPDHKYYQGWGTSAASAFVSGAVALVKAAHPGLTPAQIKKLLEDTARNAPNGGRDDSRGYGFIDPAAAIRTAGRLEPAGLQSAAYGERYFGSGPDEPRTDHATSSWAGLLAGGAGGVLLVTAVLLWRGRRERDPNEPYEAVV
- a CDS encoding SseB family protein, with the protein product MANKNIPDPGFSDDDGSADPRLSAALAAWAEDRTAVGPVLEALRGARLLVPVVAVLGEVEEDENGLRREKTSDMAVPTLKAGSRTALPAFTSTDTLARWDPGARPVAVPLHQALRAVAHEKADTLVLDLAGPVPFELTGPALLALAEGRTSTDPLDDPAVVAAVRAAVAAGPEVVRAHLGPGGADGILALVLDPSADPAEAARAVARRLAADETLRARLVRGLDLALLPAGSTPSGEPLYVRG